A single window of Leptolyngbya ohadii IS1 DNA harbors:
- a CDS encoding glycogen debranching protein, which yields MKIKFRENQLGEQEAIGVKIWVNEQIDSSGIIRACIACCDAVQAQECHDSFEANLTAQQKQEGWFTRMREVESWDEVPVNALKLD from the coding sequence GTGAAAATCAAGTTTCGTGAAAATCAATTGGGTGAACAGGAGGCGATCGGCGTGAAGATTTGGGTGAACGAGCAAATTGATTCTTCCGGGATTATTCGGGCTTGCATTGCCTGCTGTGATGCAGTCCAGGCACAGGAGTGCCACGATTCGTTTGAGGCAAATTTGACGGCGCAGCAGAAGCAGGAAGGCTGGTTTACGCGGATGCGGGAGGTGGAGTCGTGGGATGAGGTGCCGGTGAATGCGCTGAAGTTGGATTGA
- a CDS encoding sulfurtransferase, translating to MTQSSSPLWNSLTSGWIVPPDWLADRLDDPRITIVDCRFSLMQPDQGREQYHISHIPGAFYLDLNQDLSSPVEQHGGRHPLPDPAVLAEKLTAIGVQSAAAGQEPTLVVAYDDSRFGFAARLWWLLRYLGHDQVVVLNGGLKAWQEKGYPVSSEVPTARTGNFVPQIRSDWVVSMETVRASKDNSGVVLVDSREAERYRGEREPIDPIAGHIPGAVNYPWQEVTDASGFVQSPIVQQQRWSDIQDAPEIWVYCGSGVTACVNLLSLAIANLPQGKLYAGSWSDWCSHYPNVPIAP from the coding sequence ATGACCCAATCAAGCTCTCCCCTCTGGAATTCCCTCACCTCCGGCTGGATCGTCCCTCCAGACTGGTTAGCCGATCGTTTAGATGACCCCCGAATCACGATCGTTGATTGCCGCTTCTCTCTGATGCAGCCTGACCAGGGACGAGAGCAGTACCACATCAGCCATATTCCCGGTGCGTTCTATCTGGATCTCAATCAGGACTTGTCCAGTCCAGTTGAACAACACGGCGGACGGCATCCCTTGCCCGATCCGGCAGTTTTAGCGGAGAAACTTACGGCGATCGGCGTTCAATCCGCAGCAGCAGGACAGGAACCCACCCTGGTCGTAGCCTATGACGACTCTCGATTTGGCTTTGCGGCGCGGCTCTGGTGGCTGCTGCGCTACCTCGGACATGATCAGGTGGTGGTGCTGAACGGCGGATTGAAGGCATGGCAGGAGAAGGGCTATCCGGTAAGCAGTGAGGTTCCTACGGCTAGGACTGGCAATTTTGTGCCCCAGATTCGATCGGATTGGGTGGTTAGTATGGAAACTGTCAGGGCAAGCAAAGATAATTCCGGAGTCGTCCTGGTAGATTCGCGGGAGGCAGAACGTTATCGGGGAGAACGGGAGCCAATCGATCCGATCGCAGGTCACATTCCTGGTGCAGTGAACTATCCCTGGCAAGAAGTAACGGACGCTAGCGGATTTGTGCAGTCGCCGATCGTTCAGCAACAGCGATGGTCGGATATCCAGGACGCGCCGGAAATTTGGGTCTACTGTGGGTCGGGCGTGACTGCCTGCGTTAATCTGCTATCTCTGGCAATCGCAAACCTGCCTCAAGGCAAACTCTATGCGGGAAGCTGGAGTGACTGGTGTTCCCACTATCCCAATGTACCAATCGCGCCCTAA
- a CDS encoding serine/threonine-protein kinase — protein MSLNQSANTLNKRYQILRELGRNWEGGRITYLAQAIDPSEAEPTTDRSPVVLKEFRFAAAENSWSGYKAHEREIEVLQQLNHPRIPRYLDSFETPSGFCLVQQYHDAPSLAERSSFTPEAIKRIAISLLEILVYLQKRTPPIIHRDIKPENILVDKQLNAYLIDFGFARIRGGELALSSVAAGTPGFIPPEEQFGRPLTAASDLYSLGATLICLLTGTRSTEIHKLLDDRYRFNLKQHLPHLNPSFIIWLSKLVEPHPKHRYPDAAAALEALRPIEVRVDRAKRLAENLLLGASSLSLVIGGIVCAYLAFFQPTSPFKPADRPTTIPASKDLQAALIQRLVKNRECRNCNLSSARLANLDLQGVDLTSANLENADLQSVNLQGANLTDTNLKDANLDRANLKDARLVSVDLSSAKLEYANLENVDVRATTLSYARLRGANLKGSKWETANFMYAQMDGINAANAKLKYSSFNNANLSQANLEGVRLVRSSMHSSDLTNVNLTNAGLRSVDLKRSDLQNANLTNATLADVHLGAANLTGANLTGTHLIGVIVPKD, from the coding sequence ATGTCTCTGAATCAATCCGCAAATACGCTTAACAAAAGGTATCAAATTTTACGTGAGCTGGGACGAAATTGGGAGGGAGGACGCATTACCTACCTTGCCCAAGCGATCGACCCTTCTGAGGCAGAACCGACAACCGATCGCTCCCCAGTAGTGCTGAAGGAGTTTCGCTTTGCCGCTGCTGAAAATAGCTGGTCGGGCTACAAGGCACACGAGCGCGAAATCGAAGTTCTACAGCAGCTCAACCATCCCCGAATTCCTCGCTATCTAGACTCGTTTGAAACGCCGTCGGGGTTCTGTCTGGTTCAGCAATATCACGATGCCCCCTCACTGGCAGAGCGATCGAGCTTTACACCAGAAGCGATCAAACGGATTGCAATTTCACTGCTGGAAATTCTGGTCTATCTGCAAAAACGGACTCCGCCCATCATCCACCGCGATATTAAACCCGAAAATATTCTGGTGGACAAACAACTCAACGCCTACCTGATCGACTTTGGCTTTGCCCGCATCCGAGGCGGTGAATTAGCACTCAGCAGCGTTGCCGCCGGAACCCCCGGATTTATCCCGCCCGAAGAACAGTTTGGACGACCACTCACAGCCGCCTCCGATCTCTACAGCCTGGGTGCGACGCTTATTTGCCTTCTCACCGGAACCCGATCGACTGAAATTCACAAACTGCTGGACGATCGCTACCGTTTCAACCTCAAACAACATCTGCCCCACTTGAATCCTAGTTTCATCATCTGGCTAAGCAAACTAGTCGAACCGCATCCCAAACATCGCTATCCTGACGCTGCTGCTGCATTAGAAGCATTACGTCCGATCGAAGTGAGAGTCGATCGGGCAAAGCGGCTCGCAGAAAATTTGCTCCTGGGTGCAAGCAGCCTGAGCCTAGTTATCGGTGGAATCGTTTGTGCCTACCTCGCGTTTTTTCAGCCGACCAGCCCTTTTAAACCAGCCGATCGTCCTACAACCATTCCCGCAAGTAAGGACTTACAGGCAGCTCTCATTCAACGCTTGGTTAAGAATCGGGAGTGTCGAAATTGCAATCTCAGCTCTGCTCGATTAGCAAATCTTGATCTACAAGGTGTTGATCTGACCTCTGCCAATCTAGAAAATGCGGATTTGCAGTCAGTCAATTTACAGGGAGCTAATTTGACAGACACAAACTTAAAGGATGCTAATCTCGATCGCGCTAATTTGAAAGATGCCCGCTTAGTTAGCGTTGATCTGTCATCTGCAAAACTAGAATATGCCAACCTGGAAAATGTTGATGTGCGTGCTACAACCCTGAGCTATGCCCGATTAAGAGGTGCAAATTTGAAGGGCAGCAAATGGGAGACTGCAAATTTTATGTATGCCCAAATGGATGGAATTAATGCAGCAAATGCGAAACTAAAATATAGCTCCTTCAATAACGCTAATCTCAGCCAAGCCAATCTAGAAGGAGTTAGATTGGTTAGAAGCTCTATGCATTCGAGCGATTTAACGAACGTTAATTTGACGAACGCTGGGCTGCGGTCTGTTGACTTGAAGCGGAGCGATCTACAAAACGCAAACCTAACAAATGCTACTCTCGCCGATGTTCATCTAGGAGCGGCTAATCTCACAGGAGCTAACTTAACAGGCACTCATCTCATTGGTGTCATAGTGCCCAAAGACTAA
- a CDS encoding class I SAM-dependent methyltransferase: MSDTISAAVAKLYDTYPFPPEPLLDEPPPGYNWRWNWLAAYNFCTGQKPSRHDVRILDAGCGSGVGTEYLVHLNPQAQVTGIDLSAGTLAVAKERCQRSGADRVQFHHLSLYDVEQLPGEFDLINCVGVLHHLPDPIRGIQALSKKLAPGGIMHIFVYAELGRWEIKLMQQAIALLQGDKRGDYRDGVQVGRKIFSTLPENNRLVKREQERWSLENQKDECFADMYVHPQEIDYNIDTLFELIDASGLEFIGFSNPRVWQLDRLLSKAPDLIERAAHLSDRQRYRLIELLDPETVTHYEFFLGRNPLPKHNWSDDETLLNAIPDRSPCIDGWDSRCLFNYDYQITNLSEAEWQFMKAADGNQTRSVREILQTVELDLAGVRSLQSQQLIILSPA, translated from the coding sequence ATGTCTGATACCATCTCCGCTGCCGTCGCTAAGCTCTACGACACCTACCCCTTCCCTCCCGAACCTCTATTAGACGAACCGCCTCCTGGCTATAACTGGCGTTGGAACTGGCTTGCCGCCTACAACTTCTGCACCGGACAGAAGCCCTCCCGTCACGACGTTCGCATCCTCGACGCAGGCTGCGGCTCTGGCGTAGGCACAGAATATTTAGTTCACCTTAATCCCCAGGCGCAGGTGACAGGCATTGACCTCAGTGCCGGAACCCTTGCCGTCGCAAAAGAAAGATGTCAGCGCAGTGGAGCCGATCGCGTCCAGTTCCATCACCTCAGCCTGTATGACGTAGAGCAGTTGCCCGGTGAATTCGACCTGATTAACTGCGTTGGCGTTCTCCATCACCTGCCTGATCCCATTCGCGGCATCCAGGCACTTTCTAAGAAACTGGCTCCCGGCGGCATCATGCACATCTTTGTCTATGCCGAACTGGGACGCTGGGAAATTAAGCTCATGCAGCAGGCGATCGCCCTTCTCCAGGGTGATAAACGCGGCGACTATCGGGATGGAGTTCAGGTCGGACGAAAAATTTTCAGCACGCTTCCAGAAAATAATCGTTTGGTGAAGCGGGAGCAGGAACGCTGGTCGCTCGAAAACCAGAAGGACGAATGCTTCGCGGATATGTACGTCCACCCGCAGGAAATTGACTACAACATCGATACTCTATTTGAACTGATCGATGCCTCCGGCTTAGAATTCATTGGCTTTTCCAATCCCCGGGTCTGGCAACTCGATCGCCTCCTCAGTAAAGCCCCCGACCTGATCGAACGGGCTGCCCACCTGAGCGATCGTCAGCGATACCGCCTGATCGAACTCCTCGATCCAGAAACCGTCACCCACTACGAATTCTTTCTGGGACGCAACCCCCTTCCGAAGCACAACTGGTCTGACGACGAGACACTCTTAAACGCCATCCCCGATCGCAGCCCTTGCATAGACGGCTGGGATAGCCGCTGTCTTTTTAATTACGACTACCAAATTACTAACCTCAGCGAAGCCGAATGGCAGTTCATGAAAGCCGCTGATGGTAATCAGACGCGCTCGGTTAGGGAAATTCTACAGACGGTGGAACTGGATTTGGCAGGGGTGCGATCGCTCCAGTCCCAGCAACTCATCATCCTTAGCCCTGCATGA
- the atpE gene encoding ATP synthase F0 subunit C gives MNPTIAAASVLAAALAVGLGAIGPGIGQGNAAGQAVEGIARQPEAEGKIRGTLLLSLAFMEALTIYGLVVALVLLFANPFA, from the coding sequence ATGAATCCCACAATTGCTGCTGCTTCCGTTCTTGCTGCTGCTCTGGCTGTTGGTCTGGGCGCGATCGGTCCTGGTATCGGTCAAGGTAATGCGGCAGGTCAAGCTGTAGAAGGTATTGCACGTCAGCCCGAAGCAGAAGGCAAAATCCGCGGTACGCTGCTGCTGAGCTTGGCGTTCATGGAAGCGTTGACGATTTACGGTCTGGTAGTTGCGCTGGTTCTGCTGTTCGCAAACCCCTTCGCGTAA
- a CDS encoding ATP synthase subunit I, with the protein MQEYFQLQQDLLKVTLILTGIIFGSVWVFYSLNIALNYLIGACVGVVYLRMLARNVAQLGRERKSLGSTRLALLIGVIVAASQLDDLQILPIFLGFLTYKAAVIFYMLKTTILPDS; encoded by the coding sequence ATGCAGGAGTATTTCCAGCTCCAGCAAGATTTGTTGAAAGTGACCCTGATTTTAACAGGGATTATTTTTGGCTCCGTCTGGGTTTTTTATTCTCTTAACATCGCTCTCAATTATCTGATTGGGGCGTGTGTCGGAGTGGTTTACTTGAGGATGTTGGCGAGAAATGTCGCGCAGCTTGGCAGGGAAAGAAAGAGTTTGGGCAGTACGCGCCTTGCTCTTTTGATTGGAGTCATTGTGGCTGCTTCACAACTGGATGATCTGCAAATTCTGCCGATTTTCCTGGGCTTCCTCACCTACAAGGCTGCTGTGATCTTTTACATGCTGAAAACCACCATCTTGCCTGACTCTTAG
- a CDS encoding phycobilisome rod-core linker polypeptide, translated as MSVKASGGSSVARPQLYQTVPVATISQAEQQDRFLGRAELNELSGYFNSGLKRLEIAQVLTQNSELIVSRAANRIFVGGSPMAFLEKPAEEVPAMVTMGGTALDMKESMKLGTATYVSSSGGFLEGIRSLFSASGSGPTPAGFRPINVARYGPRNMQKSLRDMSWFLRYTTYAIVAGDPNIISVNTRGLREIIENACSGEATLVALQEMKAGALGYFKQDAEASAIVTQYFDVLITEFKAPTPSNKVRQRPSGDQQGLELPQIYFNAAERRPKYAMKPGLSAGEKTDVVKAAYRQVFERDITRAYSLNISYLESQVKNGDISMKEFIRRLGKSPLYRKNFYEPYINSRALELAFRHFLGRGPSSREEVQKYFAIVSKGGLAALVDALVDSQEYSDYFGEETVPYLRGLGQEAQECRNWGPQQDLFNYSAPFRKVPQFITTFARYTQPLPDQHVYGSGNDPLEIQFGAIFPKETRNPSTSPAPFGKDTRRILINRGPGINNQLSNPGARGVAPGSLGPKVFKLDQIPSYTGTFARKGEGTQGISTKFSESSTQKVIKAAYLQVFGRDVYEGQRLKVAEIKLENGEIPVREFIRQLAKSDLFRKLYWTSLYVTKSVEYIHRRLLGRPTYGRQEINSYFDTCAKKGFYALIDAIIDSEEYNKAFGEDTVPYERYLTPGGLALRTNRVGSISDKATRIDVEAAPKFVEMGAVKETRTEPDVQFRVNQGVSKQREQTKTFKLTSLEPTAANTVIRAAYRQIFERDIEPYIVKNEFTALESKLTNGEINLKEFIEALGTSRLYIKEFYTPYPNTKVIELGTKHFLGRAPIDQAEIRKYNKILASEGLGAFIRSMTNSPEYAENFGEDTVPYRRFPTLPAANFPNTQKLYNQLTKQNDDLVVPSFEPVKTRMDITKMPLMSKAMSDLEKQSRQMDMSKPKFMELGRSFSNGNGQSVEVGVGTSRRKPSRIFRLNPETSRSEKELVINAIYVQVMDVFSGQVPSEIRRSDLESKLKNGEISVREFIKSLASSEIYVRRFYTPYPNTKVIEFLFRHLLGRAPATQAEIREYNKILADQGLRAAVDTMVNSAEYSRYFGEDVVPYKRYPSLPAGNYLGSVKAEEDLVKQSWSDYSPAYLTGRS; from the coding sequence ATGAGTGTTAAGGCGAGTGGTGGAAGCTCTGTTGCGCGCCCGCAGCTATATCAAACCGTACCCGTCGCAACCATTTCTCAAGCCGAGCAGCAAGACCGTTTTCTAGGACGGGCAGAACTGAATGAGCTTTCCGGCTACTTCAACTCTGGTTTGAAGCGGCTAGAAATTGCACAAGTCCTGACCCAGAACTCGGAACTGATTGTCTCGCGTGCTGCCAACCGGATCTTTGTGGGCGGCTCTCCAATGGCATTCCTGGAAAAGCCTGCGGAAGAAGTGCCTGCAATGGTGACGATGGGCGGTACGGCTCTGGACATGAAAGAGTCCATGAAGCTGGGAACGGCAACCTATGTGTCCAGCAGCGGGGGTTTCCTGGAAGGCATTCGATCGCTCTTCAGCGCATCGGGTAGCGGTCCGACTCCGGCAGGGTTCCGTCCCATTAACGTGGCTCGGTATGGTCCCCGCAATATGCAGAAGTCGCTGCGGGACATGAGCTGGTTCCTGCGCTACACGACCTATGCGATCGTGGCAGGCGACCCGAATATTATTTCCGTCAATACACGCGGTCTGCGGGAAATCATCGAGAATGCTTGCTCCGGCGAAGCAACCCTGGTGGCACTGCAAGAAATGAAGGCGGGTGCGCTGGGCTACTTCAAGCAGGATGCAGAAGCCTCGGCGATCGTCACCCAGTACTTCGATGTGCTGATTACGGAATTCAAGGCTCCGACTCCCTCGAATAAGGTGCGTCAGCGTCCATCGGGCGATCAGCAGGGCTTGGAACTGCCGCAAATCTACTTCAATGCGGCGGAACGTCGTCCCAAGTACGCGATGAAGCCTGGTCTGTCGGCAGGTGAGAAAACCGATGTCGTGAAAGCGGCTTATCGTCAGGTGTTTGAGCGGGATATTACGCGGGCTTACTCGCTGAATATTTCCTACCTGGAATCCCAGGTGAAGAACGGCGATATCTCGATGAAGGAATTTATCCGCCGTCTGGGTAAATCGCCCCTGTATCGCAAGAACTTCTACGAGCCGTACATCAACAGCCGTGCCCTTGAACTGGCATTCCGTCACTTCCTGGGTCGCGGTCCTTCCTCCCGTGAGGAAGTCCAGAAGTATTTTGCGATCGTCTCCAAAGGTGGTCTAGCTGCCCTGGTCGATGCCCTAGTGGATTCGCAGGAATACTCCGACTACTTTGGCGAGGAAACGGTGCCCTACCTGCGCGGTCTGGGTCAGGAAGCTCAGGAGTGCCGTAACTGGGGTCCGCAGCAAGACCTGTTTAATTACAGCGCCCCCTTCCGCAAGGTTCCTCAGTTCATCACGACCTTTGCGCGGTACACCCAACCTCTGCCGGATCAGCACGTTTACGGTTCCGGCAACGATCCGCTGGAAATTCAGTTTGGCGCAATCTTCCCGAAGGAAACCCGCAACCCCAGCACTAGTCCTGCTCCGTTTGGTAAGGACACCCGCCGGATTCTGATCAATCGTGGTCCGGGCATCAACAACCAGTTGAGCAATCCGGGTGCAAGAGGCGTGGCTCCGGGTTCGCTGGGTCCGAAGGTGTTCAAGCTGGATCAGATTCCCAGCTACACCGGAACCTTTGCGCGGAAGGGAGAGGGAACTCAAGGTATCAGCACCAAGTTCTCGGAAAGCTCGACCCAGAAGGTGATCAAGGCAGCTTACCTGCAAGTTTTTGGGCGCGATGTCTATGAAGGACAGCGTTTGAAAGTAGCAGAAATCAAGCTGGAGAACGGCGAGATTCCGGTACGGGAATTCATTCGTCAGTTGGCAAAGTCGGATCTGTTCCGGAAGCTTTACTGGACATCGCTGTACGTCACAAAGTCTGTGGAGTACATCCACCGTCGTCTGCTGGGTCGTCCTACCTACGGTCGTCAGGAAATCAACAGCTACTTCGATACCTGCGCCAAGAAAGGCTTCTATGCCCTGATCGACGCGATTATCGACAGCGAAGAGTACAACAAGGCATTCGGTGAAGATACCGTGCCCTATGAGCGTTACCTGACTCCGGGCGGTCTGGCACTGCGGACAAACCGCGTGGGCAGCATCAGCGACAAGGCAACCCGGATTGACGTTGAAGCAGCGCCGAAGTTCGTGGAAATGGGAGCCGTTAAGGAAACCCGCACCGAACCCGACGTACAGTTCCGCGTCAACCAGGGCGTGAGCAAGCAGCGGGAGCAAACCAAGACCTTCAAGCTCACCAGCCTGGAACCGACTGCGGCAAATACCGTGATTCGGGCAGCCTATCGTCAGATCTTCGAGCGCGACATCGAGCCGTACATCGTCAAGAACGAGTTCACGGCGCTGGAAAGCAAGCTGACCAACGGCGAAATCAACCTGAAGGAGTTTATCGAAGCTCTCGGTACGTCGCGGCTGTACATCAAGGAGTTCTACACGCCGTACCCGAATACAAAGGTGATCGAACTGGGAACCAAGCACTTCCTCGGACGTGCCCCGATCGATCAGGCAGAGATTCGCAAGTACAACAAGATCCTGGCTTCGGAAGGTCTGGGTGCGTTCATTCGATCGATGACCAACAGCCCGGAGTATGCCGAGAACTTTGGAGAGGACACAGTTCCCTACCGCCGCTTCCCGACCCTGCCTGCGGCAAACTTCCCGAATACGCAGAAGCTCTATAACCAGCTCACCAAGCAAAACGACGATCTGGTTGTGCCCAGCTTTGAGCCGGTGAAGACTCGGATGGACATCACCAAGATGCCCCTGATGAGCAAGGCAATGTCCGACCTGGAGAAGCAGTCTCGCCAGATGGACATGAGCAAGCCGAAGTTCATGGAACTGGGTCGCTCTTTCAGTAACGGAAATGGTCAATCGGTGGAAGTTGGCGTGGGTACGAGTCGTCGTAAGCCCTCTCGTATCTTCCGTCTGAACCCGGAAACCAGCCGCTCTGAGAAGGAACTGGTGATCAACGCGATCTATGTGCAGGTAATGGATGTGTTCAGCGGTCAAGTGCCGTCTGAGATCCGTCGCTCTGACCTGGAGAGCAAGCTGAAGAACGGCGAAATTTCGGTGCGCGAGTTCATCAAGTCGCTGGCTAGCTCCGAGATCTATGTGCGTCGCTTCTACACGCCGTACCCGAATACGAAGGTGATTGAATTCCTGTTCCGTCACCTGCTGGGACGCGCTCCGGCAACCCAGGCGGAAATCCGCGAGTACAACAAGATTCTGGCGGATCAGGGTCTCCGGGCTGCGGTGGATACGATGGTCAACAGCGCCGAGTACAGCCGCTACTTCGGTGAGGACGTGGTGCCCTACAAGCGGTATCCGTCCCTACCTGCTGGAAACTATCTGGGCAGCGTGAAGGCAGAGGAAGATCTGGTGAAACAGTCCTGGTCTGACTACTCGCCCGCTTACCTGACCGGACGGAGCTAG
- a CDS encoding F0F1 ATP synthase subunit B, whose protein sequence is MITMRNLFLLTAEAESHGFGINFDILETNLINLAIIIGVLIYFGRGFLGKTLSERRANIENSIKEAEQRKQKAAAALAEQQQKLAQAQQEAARIRAEAEERAKVAREAVLKQSEEDIQRMKAAAAQDLNSQQERIIAELRQQIAERALQQVESQLRSGLSGETQQHLIDRSIAMMGGAS, encoded by the coding sequence ATGATAACCATGAGAAATTTATTTTTACTGACTGCGGAAGCGGAATCGCACGGGTTTGGGATTAACTTCGACATCCTTGAAACCAACCTGATTAACCTAGCGATTATCATTGGTGTCCTCATCTACTTCGGACGAGGCTTCCTGGGTAAAACGCTATCCGAGCGTCGCGCCAACATCGAGAATTCGATTAAGGAAGCGGAGCAGCGCAAGCAGAAAGCAGCCGCCGCTCTGGCAGAACAGCAGCAAAAGCTGGCTCAGGCGCAGCAGGAAGCCGCTCGCATCCGGGCAGAGGCAGAGGAGCGGGCAAAGGTCGCACGGGAAGCGGTTTTGAAGCAGTCCGAGGAAGACATTCAGCGGATGAAGGCTGCTGCTGCTCAGGATCTTAATTCTCAGCAGGAGCGGATTATTGCTGAACTCAGACAGCAGATCGCAGAGCGGGCACTCCAGCAGGTTGAGTCCCAGCTTCGATCGGGTCTGAGCGGCGAAACCCAGCAACACCTGATCGATCGCAGCATTGCTATGATGGGAGGCGCGTCATGA
- the atpB gene encoding F0F1 ATP synthase subunit A, whose protein sequence is MEMLYKLTATSSFPLAELEVGKQFYWHVGNLELHGQVFLVSWFVIGVLVIASILATRNIQMVPGGTQNLMEYALEFIRDLTKTQIGEKEYRPWVPFIGTLFLFIFVSNWSGALVPWKLVHIPEGELAAPTSDINTTIALALLTSLAYFYAGFRKKGLGYFGNYVQPVPFMLPFKIIEDFTKPLSLSFRLFGNILADELVVGVLVLLVPLFIPLPVMALGLFTSAIQALIFATLAASYIGEAMEDHHGEGHEEH, encoded by the coding sequence ATGGAAATGTTATACAAGCTAACTGCCACAAGCTCTTTTCCTCTGGCAGAGTTGGAGGTTGGTAAGCAGTTTTATTGGCACGTTGGAAATCTCGAACTGCACGGACAGGTTTTCCTGGTTTCCTGGTTTGTGATTGGCGTGCTGGTCATTGCCTCCATCCTGGCAACTCGCAACATCCAAATGGTTCCGGGTGGCACCCAAAACCTGATGGAATACGCGCTGGAGTTCATTCGTGACCTGACGAAAACCCAGATTGGGGAAAAAGAGTATCGTCCCTGGGTTCCGTTTATTGGAACGCTGTTCCTGTTCATCTTTGTCTCGAACTGGTCTGGTGCGCTCGTTCCCTGGAAGCTGGTCCATATCCCCGAAGGAGAATTGGCGGCTCCCACGAGCGATATCAATACCACGATCGCTCTGGCACTGTTGACCTCTCTGGCATACTTTTATGCCGGATTTCGGAAGAAAGGACTGGGCTATTTTGGGAACTATGTGCAGCCCGTGCCGTTCATGCTTCCGTTCAAAATTATTGAAGATTTCACCAAGCCCCTCTCGCTCAGCTTCCGATTGTTCGGAAACATCCTGGCAGACGAGCTAGTGGTTGGGGTTCTTGTCCTCCTGGTACCGCTGTTTATCCCGCTGCCCGTAATGGCTCTGGGTCTCTTCACAAGCGCGATTCAGGCATTGATTTTCGCCACGCTGGCAGCGTCCTATATCGGCGAAGCAATGGAGGATCACCACGGTGAAGGGCATGAGGAACACTAG
- a CDS encoding F0F1 ATP synthase subunit B' has protein sequence MMHWTILLAAEAAAEGGKGGLFDIDATLPLMAVQFLILVALLNALFYKPLGKVLDDRENLIRTSQADARERLAKAENLAKQYEEELASTRRQAQAIIAEAEADAGKIAAQKMAEAQQEAQTQREQAQAELDRQKQEAMQSLEQQVDVLSRQILEKLLGTQSVG, from the coding sequence ATGATGCACTGGACTATCCTGCTAGCGGCTGAAGCGGCTGCTGAAGGAGGCAAGGGAGGACTGTTTGATATCGACGCGACGCTGCCCCTGATGGCGGTTCAGTTTTTGATTCTGGTCGCGCTTCTCAATGCCCTCTTCTACAAGCCTCTGGGTAAGGTATTGGACGATCGAGAGAATTTAATTCGCACAAGTCAAGCCGATGCGCGGGAACGTCTCGCTAAGGCAGAGAATTTGGCGAAACAGTATGAGGAAGAGCTAGCCAGCACTCGTCGTCAGGCTCAGGCAATTATTGCTGAAGCGGAAGCAGACGCTGGGAAAATTGCGGCACAGAAAATGGCTGAGGCACAGCAGGAAGCACAGACGCAGCGCGAGCAGGCTCAGGCTGAGTTAGATCGCCAGAAGCAAGAAGCAATGCAGTCTTTGGAGCAGCAGGTTGATGTGCTGAGCCGCCAAATTCTGGAAAAGCTTCTCGGTACGCAGTCGGTCGGTTAA
- a CDS encoding LabA-like NYN domain-containing protein, protein MSPSTNRLSIFVDGNNMFYAQQKNGWFFDPRRVLEHFTRPTDIKLVNAFWYTGLKDPQDQRGFRDALISLGYTVRTKILKEYYDDTSGRISQKANLDIEIVVDMFSTVDQYDQVILFSGDGDFERAIELLRAKNTHITVVSTEGMIARELRNATDRYIDLNDIRTHIEKSDN, encoded by the coding sequence ATGTCTCCATCAACAAACCGTCTTTCGATATTTGTAGACGGCAACAATATGTTTTATGCCCAGCAAAAGAATGGCTGGTTCTTCGATCCAAGAAGAGTACTGGAACATTTTACCCGCCCTACCGATATCAAGCTTGTTAATGCTTTCTGGTACACCGGACTCAAAGACCCTCAAGATCAACGCGGCTTTCGCGACGCCCTCATTAGTTTAGGCTACACGGTTCGCACCAAAATCTTGAAGGAATACTACGACGACACCTCCGGTCGCATTTCCCAAAAAGCCAATCTCGATATCGAAATTGTCGTTGATATGTTCAGCACCGTCGATCAGTACGATCAGGTGATTCTGTTTAGCGGCGACGGCGACTTTGAACGGGCGATCGAACTCCTCCGCGCCAAAAATACCCACATCACGGTCGTCTCCACCGAAGGCATGATCGCCAGAGAGCTAAGGAACGCAACCGATCGCTATATTGATCTCAACGATATTCGCACTCATATTGAAAAATCTGATAATTAA